GTTGTAATCACCGCTGGATTGCTTGACGAAACCGAAGCCGGTCGAGGTTTTCACAAAATCGACACCCAGCTTGCCGCAAATTTCGCACAGCTTGATTTTCCACTCGTCCTTCGTGAGAAAATCGTTTTCGAAAATCACTTTCAGCACGGCTTTGTGCTGCCGGGCCACGTCGAGCACCGCTTTGATGTCGCGCTCCACGTAATCCCAGTCTTCGCTCATCACTTTGCCCACGTTCACGACCATGTCGAGTTCGGTCGCGCCTTGCTGGCAGGCCAGCTTGGCTTCGGCCGCTTTAATTTCCGGCGCGTTGCTGCCGTGCGGAAAGCCGATGACGGTGCCCACCGCCACGCTAGAACCCCGCAGCCGGTCGGCAGCCAACTTCACAGCGTAGGGCTTAATGCACACGCTGGCGACGTTCAGCTGTTTGGCCTTTTCGCAGCCGGCATGCAGTTCTTTATCGGTGAGCGTGGGGTGCAATAACGCCAAATCAATCAACGTGGCAAGCGATGTGGACATGAGATGCACTCTAAAAATGTGTGGCGGTGTGAATCCTGCATTTTACGCAGGCTGAACTCACTGCCAAGTGGCGGATGCGCCGCACTCAGCAAAATCCGATTCACCATGCCGGCGCGTGGAGAGCGACAGATCTCTTTTGCACAGCGTCTTATTTACCCCGCATCTCATTTACCACGCGGCATTTTTCCCATCACGGCCAGCAGGCCGCCGCCTTGCATCACGTTGACCACGGGATTGTGACTGACACGGCCGACGAAGCCGATGCCGCCGATCGAATGGTAGCCGCCATACACAGCAAACACTTCGTCGGGTTCGAAGCGGCCGTCTTCGGTCACGCGGCAAGTGATCCGCCGGGGGATGGGAATATATTGCTGCGCTACCCACGTGTCGGGGGAGTTAATTGCCGCATCGAGCGTTCGGTCCCAATCAGCGGCCGAAGTGATGCGGCCGATGGTCACGCCTTGCCCGCCGCAACTGCGGTTGGGCTTCATCACCAGGG
The sequence above is drawn from the Pirellulales bacterium genome and encodes:
- the deoC gene encoding deoxyribose-phosphate aldolase, which translates into the protein MSTSLATLIDLALLHPTLTDKELHAGCEKAKQLNVASVCIKPYAVKLAADRLRGSSVAVGTVIGFPHGSNAPEIKAAEAKLACQQGATELDMVVNVGKVMSEDWDYVERDIKAVLDVARQHKAVLKVIFENDFLTKDEWKIKLCEICGKLGVDFVKTSTGFGFVKQSSGDYNYKGATEKDVALMRKHSPPNVGIKAAGGVRTQAEALKMQELGCTRLGTSAPEPIIGGGKSTGTGY